A region of Salmo salar chromosome ssa17, Ssal_v3.1, whole genome shotgun sequence DNA encodes the following proteins:
- the LOC106575645 gene encoding filamin A-interacting protein 1-like isoform X2: MVVDEQQRLTEQLTQQTAKVQELTASASHTQEELSSANAKVQEGEEKVFRLETELGDQASRFHQEQETMTAKLTSEDAQNRQLKQKLSTLSRQLDELEETNKTLRRAEDELQELRDKISRGECGNSSLMDEVEELRKRVLEMEGKDEELVRMEDQCRDLNKKLEKEASQSRSLKADVDKLNHRIMELEKLEDAFGKSKQECNALKCNLDKERTVSKVLSREMDILKARVKELEAVEGQLEKTELTLKEDLTKLKTLTVMLVDERKTMAEKLKAMEDKVHNSTGKLQAEQDKVTTVTEKLIEESKKALRSNAELEEKMCGATKDRDELKAKLQAEEEKSNDLQSKVTMMKKRLQSLEAAEREFLRNKAKEENIKAPIAKHSQQEDYKVKDLTQEVERLRRKLKDMKVVEDDLLKTEDEFESMEKRYSREQERAKALMEELEISRNELLKYQLAEKQESNQEHILYKRLKEEEAKSSHLTREVAALKEKIHEYMGTEENICRMKNDHSTLQRKLTLQEVKNKELAREMETLNRELERYRRFSKSLRPGMNGRRFSDLQVCTKEVQTDPAEHLRPNYKSIAPLERAVVNGKLYEESDSEHNPNYNNELPLAQCNPSLFNNVNNLNNNIRRVPFLKTKESHNPVNGKVQVPRQNGNHVQQGDVFLTHSPGQPLHIKVTPDHGHNMAMLEITSPTAENTQSYTSTAVIPTSGGPPKQRITIIQNASISPTTRNKGQRSPSSDGSPCTPDRAISPFTMATYSRAMTPDSSGSVTPDRAMSPIQIVSVTTGTPDRSLSTEPVEVMGGHAVFRVTPERQSSWQVQRSNSSGPNVITTEDNKIHIHLGSPFIQSLNTTPQPVSPCYSPGQEQRTPVLSNGTPVKGNSKITSSITIKPTSTPIKRPSQITIPLEAFRRPGPTRIPKPKAYSTKGTNSVVNPGQSNKGQPQTALSSEKALQGTQSAANNLNMVNRPTRI; encoded by the coding sequence ATGGTCGTGGACGAGCAGCAGCGCCTCACAGAGCAATTGACCCAACAGACTGCTAAGGTCCAGGAACTGACTGCCAGCGCCTCCCACACCCAGGAAGAGCTGAGCTCTGCTAATGCAAAGGtgcaagagggggaggagaaagttTTTCGCTTGGAGACAGAGCTAGGCGACCAAGCCAGTCGCTTTCACCAGGAACAGGAGACCATGACAGCCAAACTGACCAGCGAGGATGCCCAGAACCGGCAGCTCAAGCAGAAACTGTCCACACTCAGCCGGCAGCTGGATGAACTGGAGGAGACCAACAAGACCCTCCGGAGGGCCGAGGACGAGCTCCAGGAGCTGAGGGACAAGATCAGCCGTGGGGAATGTGGCAACTCCAGCCTCATGGATGAGGTGGAGGAGTTACGGAAAAGGGTTCTGGAGATGGAGGGGAAGGACGAGGAGCTGGTCAGAATGGAGGACCAGTGCAGGGACCTCAACAAGAAGCTGGAGAAGGAAGCCAGCCAAAGCCGTAGCCTGAAGGCTGATGTGGACAAGCTGAACCACAGGATCATGGAGCTGGAGAAACTAGAGGATGCGTTCGGCAAGAGCAAACAGGAGTGCAACGCACTAAAGTGCAATCTGGACAAAGAGAGGACAGTGTCAAAGGTTCTGTCCAGAGAGATGGACATCCTGAAAGCGAGGGTCAAAGAACTGGAGGCCGTGGAGGGTCAGTTGGAGAAGACAGAGCTTACACTAAAGGAAGACCTCACCAAGCTGAAGACGCTGACGGTCATGCTGGTGGATGAAAGGAAGACCATGGCTGAGAAACTGAAAGCGATGGAGGACAAGGTCCATAACAGCACTGGAAAACTGCAAGCTGAGCAGGACAAAGTCACAACAGTAACAGAGAAGCTTATCGAGGAAAGCAAGAAAGCCCTAAGGTCGAATGCTGAGCTTGAGGAGAAAATGTGTGGCGCCACCAAGGACAGGGATGAACTCAAGGCCAAGCTCCAAGCCGAGGAGGAAAAGAGCAACGACCTGCAGTCCAAAGTTACCATGATGAAAAAGAGGTTGCAGTCACTGGAAGCTGCAGAGAGGGAATTCCTGAGGAACAAAGCCAAAGAGGAAAACATCAAGGCGCCCATCGCCAAGCACTCCCAACAAGAGGACTACAAAGTCAAAGACCTTACACAGGAAGTTGAGCGCCTGAGGCGAAAACTTAAAGATATGAAGGTTGTCGAAGACGACTTGTTGAAGACTGAGGATGAGTTTGAGTCAATGGAGAAGAGATACTCCAGGGAACAAGAGCGAGCAAAGGCCTTGATGGAGGAGTTGGAAATATCCAGGAACGAGCTCTTAAAGTACCAACTGGCAGAGAAGCAAGAGTCCAACCAGGAGCACATCCTCTACAAGCGTCTGAAAGAGGAAGAGGCCAAGTCCAGTCATCTGACCCGAGAGGTGGCGGCCCTAAAAGAGAAGATCCATGAATATATGGGCACAGAGGAAAACATCTGTCGCATGAAAAACGACCACTCCACCTTGCAAAGAAAACTGACTCTGCAAGAGGTGAAAAATAAAGAACTGGCCAGAGAGATGGAAACCCTCAATCGGGAGCTGGAGCGATACCGTCGCTTCAGCAAAAGTCTCCGCCCAGGCATGAACGGCAGACGTTTCTCAGACTTACAGGTGTGCACCAAGGAGGTACAGACAGATCCAGCAGAACACCTTCGACCCAACTACAAGAGCATCGCCCCACTGGAGCGGGCCGTGGTGAATGGAAAACTGTACGAAGAGAGTGACTCTGAGCACAATCCAAACTACAACAATGAGCTGCCCCTCGCCCAATGTAACCCCTCCCTCTTCAACAATGTCAACAacctcaacaacaacatcagGAGAGTCCCCTTTCTCAAAACCAAAGAAAGCCACAACCCAGTCAATGGGAAAGTGCAGGTTCCCAGACAGAATGGGAACCATGTGCAGCAAGGAGATGTGTTTCTGACACACAGCCCCGGGCAACCACTGCACATCAAGGTAACCCCAGACCACGGGCATAACATGGCCATGCTAGAAATCACCAGCCCCACCGCAGAAAACACCCAGTCATACACCAGCACTGCAGTCATCCCCACAAGCGGAGGTCCACCCAAACAAAGAATCACCATAATTCAGAACGCATCCATCTCCCCGACTACCAGAAACAAAGGTCAAAGGTCCCCCTCGTCAGATGGTTCCCCCTGCACTCCTGATCGAGCCATATCTCCCTTCACCATGGCCACCTACTCTAGAGCAATGACCCCAGACTCCTCTGGGTCGGTCACTCCAGACAGGGCTATGTCACCCATCCAGATTGTGTCGGTCACAACAGGCACTCCTGACCGGTCCCTGTCCACGGAGCCAGTAGAGGTCATGGGAGGTCATGCAGTCTTCAGGGTGACACCAGAGAGGCAGAGCAGCTGGCAGGTTCAGAGGTCCAACAGCTCCGGCCCCAACGTCATCACCACGGAGGACAACAAAATCCACATTCACTTAGGGAGCCCCTTCATTCAGAGCTTAAACACTACACCCCAGCCTGTGAGCCCATGCTACTCACCTGGGCAGGAGCAGAGAACTCCTGTATTATCCAATGGTACCCCTGTCAAAGGCAACAGCAAAATCACAAGTAGCATCACTATAAAGCCAACATCCACCCCAATCAAAAGGCCTTCACAAATTACA